The DNA sequence TGTTTAAGATTTCCACTGTGGCTGAAGGTCCTTCACACTTGGCACATTGATATAGATTCCCACTTGTGTGACTATTTTGTTGATATTTAAGGCTTCTTCTCTACCCGAAGCTCTTACATAACATTtctaagatttgactcctttgtGCATTCATTGATGTGCAGTAAGGTTTCCTTTCTGGtaaaagctctttccacactcagaatGTTTATATGATTTGTCTCCTGTATGGATTCTTAGATGTCTCTTAAAAGCTGAGCCATCAAAAAAGCTGCTGCTACAGTATGCTACGTTtgtatggcttctctcctgtgtgtgttctttgatgcacGCTGAGGCCTTCACTCCAAgcaaaggtctttccacactccaaacatagGTATGGTTTTCCCCTGTGCTGGATGTTccaccgctgcccgaacggccactcctgaccaaggaattaagtcacatagagattaaaagagaagatgtttcagacctaattgagaaatccttccctcaaatgaaggatttctcaattaggtctgaaacatcttctcttttaagtCTGCCCGTCTGAAGTAAAgggttttgtgagagatttgcccagtattcttcccccgacatacTTGTCGAAACGGATTGAAGGaagatcactgttccccaatggctccgtaatattgacatctctaaccaggtcatgtgtaccacacaatattaaatccagagtcacctgtcctctggggTGCTTCATGACTAactactctaaggcacagtcatttagcatgtcaaggaaaccagtctccttttcgtgaccagaacacaaattgactcagtctatatgaggataattgaagtccctcatgtttacaaccctgtccctccttgtcacctccctgatctgtttcctcatttcaaggtccccttccgatttctggtctggaggacgatagcatgcccccagtattacatcgctccacaggcctggtaatttaacccacagagattctacggtggagtcggacccgccttcaatctccactttgctgaattctatcccttccttaacataaacggccaccccacctccaacacacccctgcctgtccctcctgtagagtttatagcccgggattgcggtatcccactgattctccgcattccaccaggtttccgttatgcccactatgtcaatgttttcccttgtcaccagacattccagttctcccctctttgctcggagacttcgggcattcgcttaaaagcatttgtacacggaacaccccaggatgggctgcttatttgctcctttgtccccgcatcctctcactgtgccaagccgtctatcacatcccatcacgctaccattcccaatttcttctcctactctgcctttgtcttgttgttctctaacctccccatcctcgtcccatagggatgaggagtcccgaaccggatgcctctcggctcctgttggccttcccccagggatcagtttaaaagctgctctgccacctttttaatgttatgcactagcagcctggttccattctggttcaagtgaagcccatccctcttgtacaggccccgcttgtcccaaaacgttccccagtgcctaacgaatctaaacccctcttccctacgccaccatctcatccacgcattgagacccctgatctccgcctgcctagctggccctgtgcgtggaacaggaagcacttcagagaacgctacctttgaggtcctggctttcagcttccttccaaaAACCTAAATTTTGCCTCCaagacctcccggctacacttgcccacaacgttggtgctgacatgcaccacaaccactacctcctccccagcactgtctaccatcCTGTCTatacaagaagtgatgtccgcaaacttcgcaccaggcaggcaaatcACCATGTGGTTCTCACATCCATTGCAACCCCCCctttctatgtttctaataatcgaatcccccactaaaagaagcccccgaccctcctcccaccgaggagtatcctgagtgcgttcagatacgggcccatcccctggggAAGTGGTTCCCCcaaggggattgtttccctcctctccaggatgacgtcctccagccccgagacttcccacctgggcagctgaggagctacacacctgaggttgggacaaagcctgatcgtccccggaagtctccccacggtccttctctgcctgcctctgtttctccaggttggccaccaaggcttcaagggagcagacacgtTCCTTGAGTCCCTGGAGCACCTTGCACCAagaacacacccatgacttatgccccagaggcatatagtcatacatgtggcactcaatgcagaacactggatagcccccatccTGCTgttggctgtctgactgcatagctttttttgttgtttttatttaggggtactttctaaaaccctacactggttagcagccctcttctcaagcaaagagaagggcagtgtctggggccctggcctcctcgccctgctgctgaactcacctaGATGCTAAACTTGTGCtgctttacctggcacttagttcccagaggcactgggtgtcccagaggccacgcgcgttCCTTCAGAGAGGCTCATGAgatggcaggccctagctttatacccctagctagctcctcctccctccctccttgctgattgaaaggggggctggtcttcccaggagagattacaaaagctcaggaagacaaaaggctgctgatgggcttaatccactctgcaggcccctgaaagGGGTGCCTGGAcaagcctaatggggctcttatcaccttcTACTGGTCAATGACTATGCTAgattgcctgggtggttgggaactggcccttccttggttcttaccctcctacttcagttctcttagtctggactgttttttaacctcaagctagcttttatttgagtttgtttatttattgctctcacctagatcctgtgtcccgaTTTattgaactgtttaggttatgttctaacttaggcAAAGTTTAACTTGGGtaaagtatagggttaatttaaaacaaagtagaaaaacttgttttccactttatcttcctctgttttattttcccaagtgcctgacccttgggctcttactcacgagtaggatctgctcctgctcagagtagacctatgtacccacctacgtatttatttttattgccctcacctagctcctgtgccccaccttgctggaccttagattccctcccttaggttagattaggtgctaacttaggtgaaGCTGAATTTCAGTGTtcatttaaggttgatttaaatttaaagttagaagacaaagagttagaaagagtacacttaccttctccttcttgtcctcctccactccttctccaaaactcagcggtccacttgccttctcctcacccagatgctaaacttgcgcTGCCTTActtggcacttagttcccagaggcacttgctttcccagaggccacgcgcactCCTGCAGAGAGGCTTTATAGATGGGACCGCCTGGGactaccgggtgctgcaggcttataccatagtctttcgagactgaaggtttgccaaccaaccaaccatgatGAAGTGAGTTTTGCCAGCTGTTAGCCATTGTTCTATATTGCCTCCTTGCAAGACAGTTTAATCAtgatagggtgcaatccaaacctgcgctggagcaggtaagccaggaggcttgcactgcgtCCAAGGCAGGCTTGcgaccagcagcagctcagccagagacaaggggaaactctttcccttacccctgggtcagggctgctggccccaatgggtctcctcagaggtagcacaagtctgaggagagtggagtggcttgaagccgctctgttctccacggggacgggggttgggatctggcaaaactgttggatcccagccctgcctccggctCCCTGTGCTTCTACATGCCcgtccccagggctgcccatcacccaccctccccacaccctccccgtgcccaggaatgcctctctcccttctcctccccgcccctcatGCCTACCTTTGCAAGGAAGCCACAGTGGAGATGCTGGCGTGAGGAAGCTGGCGCACATGAGAGGTTGCCTGGTTTTGAATTTGAGATGGCTGAACACCAGTGGCATCCTCTACTGCCAGCACCTCCACTTGTGCCTGGGCACCTTCTTCCCTTGGAGGTAATTTTTCTTGCATTTCTTGAGCCAGCGTTATTCTTTGCAGTTCTTCAGCTCAACTCCTGTGAATACTCTATTCCTTTCTCTAAATCTTTGCTGATCTGCTAGTCTTTGTTTTGATATTTCTGAATCTGGATGTTTCTCCTTCCAAATTTGGTACAATCTTTTCCAATAACCTACAGTCTCCAGTTCTGATTGCTCAAGTGAAGATGCAGAGTCCTGTAGCCCACTTATCACCAGGTGCCCAGGAACTTCAGCACCTGGCGCAGTCCTTATTGATCTGGGTGACAAACGGGCCAGTATAgactttgtatttattttaagcatCGTACTAGGCATGGGTTTGGGACACATTTAGTCTGACTTCACAAGGACACCTCAGCTATGCAACAGGCCAAGTGTGTTGATGCAAAATTTAAATGTTCAAACTAATCCATTTCCACATTCCTTACCAGAAAGGGCAAGTCAGGGGTGGGGGGTTGGGTAGATTCGCAGTCTGTGCTCAGGAACCAAACTTGCTACTCTGCTTGAGGCGTGAGGAGTAATTATAATATGAATTATAATTCTATAATTATAATACCTTCATCCCAATTAATTCCAGGGGGAAAAATGGACGTACTACTGAGGCTGGATTTCTCCCCTCACATTACATCACTCTCTAAAAAGTGATGGAATCGGGAGTGACAGCCAACATGCCCAGTGAGTctacaaaaagtttgggaagcacagctCTAAGCATTGACAAGGTTTATCCACTGTGGGGTTCTTTGATGTGGTCAGGCTTTTGCTTGCACAGACGATTTTCCACTTTAAGCATCTCTATGGCTTTCTTTCCGCACAGTCTTAGATGAAAagttttattatgattattagTACCCAgaaaatttatataccacttttcagcaagcGTATTTGACAAAGCAGtctgcatagcaaaataaatggttcgTTATCCTAAAAGGGCTTACAATgttaaaaaagatacagaagagacaccagcaacaaccactggaaaaggcaccatgttggggtgaagagcgacagttgttctccccctgctaaatatcagaggaCATCGCTTTAATAGCTGCCTGTCTGTGCAGTTCACAGCATTTTACTTTGCTGAAAAGTCTGTCATGTGTTCACATGAAATACTCACTGAAGACACAAGGATTGACATGGTCTCTCTTTGGTGTGCATTCATGAGCCATTGGAGCTCATGAAACCATTTCTATtgattctcccctgtgtgggttcttagatgcaaagtcaggcctgaactctgagtgaagctctttccacactccaagcatttatatggtttctcccctgtgtggattctttgatgcaaagtcagggcTGAGCtcatactgaagctctttccacactccaagcatttatatggtttctcccctgtgtgagttctttgatgccaAATCAGGGTTGAGTTcacactgaaactctttccacactccaagcatttatatggtttctcccctgtgtgggttcttagatgcaaagtcaggtgtgaGCGCACacggaagctcttcccacactccttgcatttatatggcttctcccctgtgtgggttctttgatgcaaagtcaggtgtgagcgcacacggaagctctttccacactccaagcattcataaggtttgtcccctgtgtgggttctttgatgcaaactCAGGTGTATgttccgactgaagctctttccacactccaggcatttatgtGGTTtgtcccctgtgtgagttctttgatgcaaagtcaggcttgagctcacactgaagctcttcccacactccaagcatttatatggtttctcccctgtatgggttctttgatgcaaagtcaggcttgagctcacactgaagctcttcccacactccaagcatttatatcgtttctcccctgtgtgggttctttgatgcaaagtcaggcttgagctatcactgaagctcttcccacactccaagcatttatatggtttctctcctgtgtgggttcgtTGATGTACAGTCAGGCgtgagctcctactgaagctctttccacactccaagcatttatatggtttctcccctgtatgggttctttgatgcaaagtcaggcttgagctatcacggaagctcttcccacactccaagcactgacatggcttctcccctgtgtggattctctgatgcagATTCAGACCATAATTCCTTCTGAAACACTTTCCAcattccaaacatttatatggtttctctccaaTATGGACTTTTTGATGCGCAGTCATGTGTGAGCTTTGACTAAAGCATtttccgcactccaagcatttatatggtttctcaccagTGTGAGTTCTTAGATGTGAAGTCAGGTTTGCACtcccactgaagctctttccacactccaggcatttatatggtttctcccctgtgtgggttctttcatgcagAGCAAGGCTTGAGCtcaaactgaagctctttccacactccaggcatttatatggtttctctccggTATGGATTTTTTGATGCATAGTCAGGCTTGAGCTTTGACTAAAGCATtttccgcactccaagcatttatatggtttctcaccagTGTGAGTTCTTTCATGCCTGGTCAGGTTTgagctctcactgaagctctttccacactccaggcatttatatggtttctcccctgtgtgggttcttagatgcgaagtcaggtgtgagctcacacggaagctctttccacacttcaggCATTCATAtgctttttcccctgtgtgggttcgaTAGTGGTAACTGAGGTTTACTTTCCCACTGAAACActttccgcactccaagcattcaaatggcttctccccagtgtgggttatTTGATGTTCTGTAAGTTTTGATTTACAGctaaaggtctttccacactgagggcatttttccttcctctttccagTTCCTTTTCTGGGATTAACTGGGATGAAATTGCCACGCTGAGAAGTGTCAgatttattcctccttttctctgcCTGGTTTCCCTCCTGCTTTTTTGATCTCTCTTGATGTGAAGGTTTCTCTTGTgtgtggctcttcttatgggaAGCAAGATGTGCGCCtgaactgaagctctttctccTCTCAGGACACTGAAATGATTCCTCTCCTCGGTGGGTTTTGCTGTGTTTATTAATGCTGGCTTTACTACTGGTTGTTTCTTCATGCAAAGGACCCATCTCACTTCTCCTTACTTTGGAATGTTCCTCTTTGATCGGGATTTTATGGAGACAAACAACGAGTTTTCTCCTCCAGGCAGATGCTGGGCTTCCCTCTGGCCTCCCAGATCCTTCTTGGCCTCTAAGAATCACTTCCTCCACATCAAGCGTGGTTGTTTCTGGGTAAACTCCACATGGCTCCCTCTGATCCCCACTTTCTTCTCTGTTTCCCTTTCCAGTTCCTTTTCTGGAATTAACTGGGATGAAATCACCACCCTGAGAACCGTCAgatttattcctccttttctctgcCTGGTTTCCCTCCTGCTTTTTTGATCTCTCTTGATGAGAAGGTTTCTCCTGTgtgtggctcttcttatggggAGCAAGATGTGCGCCtgaactgaagctctttctccTCTCAGGACACTGAAATGATTCCTCTCCTCGGTGGGTTTTGCTGTGTTTATTAATGCTGGATTTACTACTGGTTGTTTCTTCAGGCAAAGGACCCATCTCACTTCTCCTTACTTTGGAATGTTCCTCTTTGATCGGAATTTTATGGAGACAAACAACGAGTTTTCTCCTCCAGGCAGATGCTGGGCTTCCCTCTGGCCTCCCAGATCCTTCTTGGCCTCTAAGAATCACTTCCTCCACATCAAGCGTGGTTGTTTCTGGGTAAACTCCACATGGCTCCCTCTGATCCCCACTTTCTTCTCTGTTTCCCTTTCCAGTTCCTTTTCTGGAATTAACTGGGATGAAATCACCACCCTGAGAAGCGTCAgatttattcctccttttctctgcCTGGTTTCCCTCCTGCTTTTTTGATCTCTCTTGATGAGAAGGTTTCTCCTGTgtgtggctcttcttatggggAGCAAGATGTGTGCCtgaactgaagctctttctccTCTCAGGACACTGAAATGATTCCTCTCCTCGGTGGGTTTTGCTGTGTTTATTAATGCTGGATTTACTACTGGTTGTTTCTTCAGGCAAAGGACCCATCTCACTTCTCCTTACTTTGGAATGTTCCTCTTTGATCGGAATTTTATGGAGACAAACAACAAGTTTTCTCCTCCAAGCAGGTGCTGGGCTTTCCACTTGCCTCCATGATCTGTCCTGGCCTCTTAGAGTCGCTTCCTCTACATCAAGCACGGTTTCTGGGGACACTCCACATGGCTCCCTCTGATCTCCGCTGACTTCTCTCTTGTTTCCTAAAACAGAGACACAATCCTGATTAACACTGCAGCAGGGAAATGGAGCCTCTGAAGCGCACTCCTAGGCATGTATACTCTgaagcagctgttctcaaactgcgGATTCACAGCCCACCCATttgtcatgacccaattttgggtggttcacaaaactgccaggtagattagactatgtgcatcaagggtcaaacaactgctgcccaatcaccattgtagccacatggcttgagtggctggcaaagtgaaacttCTGATGTGGGTCTcaatgccaaaaagtttgataaccatggtcagaagtaaacccaatggaatcagtggtacttactcccaggaaaggctgTAAAGGACTGAGATGCTGCTCAGTGATCAACTCTCAATTAGCTGTTTTGGAGAAGTAGCCCAATCATGGCTGCAACTTGGCCTGTTTCAATCTGACCTGATCGCCAGGCGACTTGGGAGAAGGAAGATTCTCCCTGATTCTCCAaactctgtgagtgcctccctaGACAAGCTCAGGAAGAGCTGCTTTAAAGGCAGCTGCCAGAGGCCTGTCATCCCCTTGCCTGACCTGGGTGTGAAATCTCCTGGAAGAACAAAGCAATCCAAATAAAATAACTGGtcagtctagaacagtgtttctcaaactgtggggcaaGACCCACTATTGGCGCATTATgttcataagccaatttcaggtgggtcacataacACCTGGCTTAGCCCACTACTGAAAATACGGAAGTGAAAATactgggtacagagctgctgggcagggccggctcccagtgggagagaggcaggatgctttgccctgagtgggtgggaagaggggacGCTGGAAAGGGGAGGGCTCTGCAGTTGGAGAAAgagctgtgttctgctttgacttctgagctggattGTTCgcattctgagctatgcaaaataacagctggGCTTGCTCTGTAGTGGATCCTTTGGCTGACGGTGGCTTAGGTGTGCAGCCTAAATTGGtgcaaattaagaacataagaacataagaacagccccactggatcaggccataggcccatctagtccagcttcctgtatctcacagcggcccaccaaatgccccagggagcacaccagataacaagagacctcgtcctggtgctctcccctacatctggcattctgacttaacccattcctaaaatcaggaggttgcgcatacacatcatggcttgtaccccataatggatttttcctccagaaactcgtccaatccacttttaaaggcgtctaggctagacgccagcaccacatcctgtggcaaggagttccacagactgaccacgcgctgagtaaagaaatattttcttttgtctgtcctaacccgcccaacactcaattttagtggatgtcccctggttctggtattatgtgagagtgtaaagagcatctccctatccactctgtccatcccctgcataattttgtatgtctcaatcatgtcccccctcaagcgtctcttttctaagctgaagaggcccaaacgccgtagcctttcctcataaggaaggtgccccagccccgtaatcagcttagtcgctctcttttgcaccttctccatttccactatgtcttttttgagatgcggcgaccagaactggacacaatactccaggtgtggccttaccatcgatttgtacaacggcattataatattagccgttttgttctcaatacccttcctaatgatcccaagcatagaattggccttcttcactgccgccgcacattgggtcgacactttcatcgacctgtccaccaccaccccaagatctctctcctgatctgtcacagacagctcagaacccatcagcctatatctaaagttttgattttttgccccaatgtgcatgactttacacttaccgacattgaagcgcatctgccattttgctgcccattctgccagtctggagagatccttctggagctcctcacaatcacttctggtctttaccactcggaaaagtttggtgtcgtctgcaaacttagccacttcactgctcaaccctgtctccaggtcatttatgaagaggttgaaaagcaccggtcccaggacagatccttggggcacaccgcttttcacctctctccattgtgaaaattgcccattgacacccactctctgcttcctggcctccaaccagttctcaatccatgagaggacctgtcctctaattccctgactgtggagttttttccagtagcctttggtgagggaccgtgtcaaatgccttctgaattccagccatgacatcacttccaagtcaatgacatcacttccagtaggtcccgacagactgtcattctgaaaaatgggtcctggtgcttaaaggtttgagaaccactggtctaggatcAAGAGAAGGATGACTAAATTTGCTGGTCCCACCATTTGACCAGAAAAAACTGGCAATCTGTCAgtcatggcacctggcctagatgcctttaaaaaggaattggactgATTTTTTAGGagaaaggtccatcatgggttacaagccacaatactagtaggctatatctgaatggcaggtgccagggagggcaccagtatacAGATCTCTTGCTGTCGTATGTgttccctgaggcttctggtcggccactgtgagatacaggaaactggactggatgggcctgtggcctgatccagtggggctctccttGTGTTCTCATGGTCACATGCCCAGTTTCTGAGGCACATCCTGAcagtgagaaacaggaagaagaGCAGCTCAGTGCCTTTCCGGCTTACCAAGGGGGAAAGGGCATCCTTACCTGAAGAGGCAATAATCCCACAGtcctcctccatgactgcccagtGTGGAGGCTGCAGGTCTGGACCCAGCAgagccccctcctcctccgcgaAGCGCACAGCCACCTCCTCCGAGGACACTGGACCCTAGAAGGAGAAAACAGTCTCTCCTCACAAATAATGTCCCAGCTTCCAGCAGGAGAACCACCTGCTCTGGTGCCCTCAGTCCAGAAGAGACATTCGGGTGGAGCCACTGGATATTTCCCTGAGCGTATTTGGGAAAGCAGAGCAGCTGGTGCTGTAACATGTTGGCCACATTAGTCCAGCTAGttgcctgcatccctccatccctcttttctttctttctttaccaGGACAGAAGCCACCCCATACAAAGCATACAAAGCACTGAGGGGGAACATCAGTCCTCCCCCAGGCAGCTGGAATGGCAGCTCCAGAGCAGCCCCGTCTCTGCGGCCAGAGTTCGGACATGCACACGTTTGCCCCATCTTGGGACAGCAGGACCCATCTGGCTGCTGTGCTGTGACCCTTTCTGACCCTCCATccctggccctttgcctccccgGGGCCTCCTCCCTCAGCTGCCACCAGCTCAGCCTAGTTTtccttccacagcctcctcttGTTTGCGGAGTTGGTTCTTCTCGCAGGATCTGTCCTTCCAAGTGTCTGAGTTTTGCAGCTGTTGACTTGCTCTGTGCAGAGCTGCTCACCACTGCAGGTCTCTCTGGGAGCAGAGGGCAGCCTGCACTCTCTGAGCTGAGGGACCAGCTGAGCACAGCCCCATCAAGACCCCTCATGCCTTtagccaccttctcctgcccagAGGCAAGCAGAAGCCTCCGCAAGGTCCCTCTGGCACCAGTCCAGAAGTCACAACTGGGAAGGAAGGTTACAAAGCCAACAGCCAGGAGAGGCAGCTCAACTGGGCCACGGGGCTCAAGGGGGAGTGGGCTTGCGAGGCCTGCAAGAAGGAAGAGGCACCCAAGCAGTTGCTTGCAAGTTCTCTCCTCTCCTGGATCTGCCCTTTACCTTAACAGGCTGTGCAGTTGCTGATCCTGGTTCATGCAAAAGAGGAGACTGTCTGGAGCGTGGCCCCGATGCGGACTCACCACCTGTGAGGGAGACAAACGTGATGATGGGtaaagtggcgtagctagagggggtgcaaagccccaaGTTTGGCaaggaacctcactgcagcataagaacataagaacagccccactggatcaggccataggcccatctagtccagcttcctgtatctcacagcggcccaccgaatgccccagggagcacacctgataacaagagacctcatcctggtgccctcccttgcatctggcattctgacatacctatttggatagacctgggctcctgattgagttTAAAgcttctgtggctgtttgctgagtgggtagacctgggctcccattccagccaatctccttgacgcctgcccagtgggtgttcccccaacacctgattttgctctccatcctggcgggtgcccttccctgccggcaggacagttggggggtatgcacccattgCCATACCCGGAtccacccctgcttagaacctttcccacgcttaagttcttggttctctttcgctcaaatgctttccatgttttctcccaccagaaaaagggtctccccagcccccaagcagcagccattaactTTAAAACTATATCTGAAAgtcaagaacctgcccccatgatttctccaaacagaaacatttctccctgcccccccacagcagtaccattatagtaatgagcatgttccacagtagaagaaatagcacctcccttcccccagccagtacaagtacaAATCTCCC is a window from the Tiliqua scincoides isolate rTilSci1 chromosome 2, rTilSci1.hap2, whole genome shotgun sequence genome containing:
- the LOC136640325 gene encoding zinc finger protein 420-like isoform X1, which produces MESVLCAPEQTSAAPSCVPELLCAPSWFGSASQRAAAAGGESASGPRSRQSPLLHEPGSATAQPVKGPVSSEEVAVRFAEEEGALLGPDLQPPHWAVMEEDCGIIASSGNKREVSGDQREPCGVSPETVLDVEEATLRGQDRSWRQVESPAPAWRRKLVVCLHKIPIKEEHSKVRRSEMGPLPEETTSSKSSINKHSKTHRGEESFQCPERRKSFSSGTHLAPHKKSHTQEKPSHQERSKKQEGNQAEKRRNKSDASQGGDFIPVNSRKGTGKGNREESGDQREPCGVYPETTTLDVEEVILRGQEGSGRPEGSPASAWRRKLVVCLHKIPIKEEHSKVRRSEMGPLPEETTSSKSSINKHSKTHRGEESFQCPERRKSFSSGAHLAPHKKSHTQEKPSHQERSKKQEGNQAEKRRNKSDGSQGGDFIPVNSRKGTGKGNREESGDQREPCGVYPETTTLDVEEVILRGQEGSGRPEGSPASAWRRKLVVCLHKIPIKEEHSKVRRSEMGPLHEETTSSKASINKHSKTHRGEESFQCPERRKSFSSGAHLASHKKSHTQEKPSHQERSKKQEGNQAEKRRNKSDTSQRGNFIPVNPRKGTGKRKEKCPQCGKTFSCKSKLTEHQITHTGEKPFECLECGKCFSGKVNLSYHYRTHTGEKAYECLKCGKSFRVSSHLTSHLRTHTGEKPYKCLECGKSFSESSNLTRHERTHTGEKPYKCLECGKCFSQSSSLTMHQKIHTGEKPYKCLECGKSFSLSSSLALHERTHTGEKPYKCLECGKSFSGSANLTSHLRTHTGEKPYKCLECGKCFSQSSHMTAHQKVHIGEKPYKCLECGKCFRRNYGLNLHQRIHTGEKPCQCLECGKSFRDSSSLTLHQRTHTGEKPYKCLECGKSFSRSSRLTVHQRTHTGEKPYKCLECGKSFSDSSSLTLHQRTHTGEKRYKCLECGKSFSVSSSLTLHQRTHTGEKPYKCLECGKSFSVSSSLTLHQRTHTGDKPHKCLECGKSFSRNIHLSLHQRTHTGDKPYECLECGKSFRVRSHLTLHQRTHTGEKPYKCKECGKSFRVRSHLTLHLRTHTGEKPYKCLECGKSFSVNSTLIWHQRTHTGEKPYKCLECGKSFSMSSALTLHQRIHTGEKPYKCLECGKSFTQSSGLTLHLRTHTGENQ
- the LOC136640325 gene encoding zinc finger protein 420-like isoform X2 — encoded protein: MWPRMWPQSHPTACVGNTEGGESASGPRSRQSPLLHEPGSATAQPVKGPVSSEEVAVRFAEEEGALLGPDLQPPHWAVMEEDCGIIASSGNKREVSGDQREPCGVSPETVLDVEEATLRGQDRSWRQVESPAPAWRRKLVVCLHKIPIKEEHSKVRRSEMGPLPEETTSSKSSINKHSKTHRGEESFQCPERRKSFSSGTHLAPHKKSHTQEKPSHQERSKKQEGNQAEKRRNKSDASQGGDFIPVNSRKGTGKGNREESGDQREPCGVYPETTTLDVEEVILRGQEGSGRPEGSPASAWRRKLVVCLHKIPIKEEHSKVRRSEMGPLPEETTSSKSSINKHSKTHRGEESFQCPERRKSFSSGAHLAPHKKSHTQEKPSHQERSKKQEGNQAEKRRNKSDGSQGGDFIPVNSRKGTGKGNREESGDQREPCGVYPETTTLDVEEVILRGQEGSGRPEGSPASAWRRKLVVCLHKIPIKEEHSKVRRSEMGPLHEETTSSKASINKHSKTHRGEESFQCPERRKSFSSGAHLASHKKSHTQEKPSHQERSKKQEGNQAEKRRNKSDTSQRGNFIPVNPRKGTGKRKEKCPQCGKTFSCKSKLTEHQITHTGEKPFECLECGKCFSGKVNLSYHYRTHTGEKAYECLKCGKSFRVSSHLTSHLRTHTGEKPYKCLECGKSFSESSNLTRHERTHTGEKPYKCLECGKCFSQSSSLTMHQKIHTGEKPYKCLECGKSFSLSSSLALHERTHTGEKPYKCLECGKSFSGSANLTSHLRTHTGEKPYKCLECGKCFSQSSHMTAHQKVHIGEKPYKCLECGKCFRRNYGLNLHQRIHTGEKPCQCLECGKSFRDSSSLTLHQRTHTGEKPYKCLECGKSFSRSSRLTVHQRTHTGEKPYKCLECGKSFSDSSSLTLHQRTHTGEKRYKCLECGKSFSVSSSLTLHQRTHTGEKPYKCLECGKSFSVSSSLTLHQRTHTGDKPHKCLECGKSFSRNIHLSLHQRTHTGDKPYECLECGKSFRVRSHLTLHQRTHTGEKPYKCKECGKSFRVRSHLTLHLRTHTGEKPYKCLECGKSFSVNSTLIWHQRTHTGEKPYKCLECGKSFSMSSALTLHQRIHTGEKPYKCLECGKSFTQSSGLTLHLRTHTGENQ